TAATAAACCAACGCTCAACATGCAGATCACTAAGTCGCTCATCGCAACCACCGTTGCTCTCTACACTTCCGTTGTTCTTGGCGAATCAGTTCATGTATAAACCCCCCACCACGCCGATCAAGTCTAATATTTGAGCTTAGAGCTGACTATCTGCTGAATAGATTGCCTACACCTCCAATGGCGACTTTTACCAGGAGAAAATCGAGGCTGAAAAGCTCACAAAATTAGAGCACCCGTAAGTTTCACCTCTACTCTATTTATGTATGCTAACGGTTGGTGTTATAGTGGAGTCTTGACTGACATCCAAAACACAGCTAACTGTGTTTTGTGGCGGTAAGTTTACACCTACAGTATATATCTCTGCTGGGATCGCTTGCTCATACTGCACTTCAGCCATCACCCTAATCACCCTCCCGACTACCAGGCAAAGAGGGGCTCAAATCTCGTTATCCCACCACAGCAGCTTGACTATATCTATTGCTATGAGCCAAGTGGTGCCTGGGTCAACTACGTGTGGTAAATCAACATGAAGACATTCGTGTTCTATTGAGTAGGCAGTGCTGGAGGCAGGCCTGCGACTGGACAAAAGAGATGAAACATTTGTAACTTAATCAAAGTAATCTGGCCCTGGTATAGGTTTTGTCCATATTATAGGTTTTCCTATGCCTTAGTGCGAATGCAAAGGGCTTTATATTTATCTCACTACTTTGTGTATCTTGTAACTCGTAACCGCTTCCAATACTCGAATTACTCCAATCTGACACGGATAAACATCATATTTCCGCAGGCAAACGAACGACTATAATTTCACTTGCGTCCGAGCCATTAAATACTAATCCCGATAATGCAAGTGTGTTGGGCATCAAAGGTAGCTGCCATATTGAACAGCgagtttattttatttcatgtatgtataattACTACAGACAATACCTACAAGGGTGGACGTAGTACGTGGCGTAGGTATATACTACATGCGGGGTTCATAAGAGCTGGAAGGCTAGGATAGCCTAGGATAAGTGGTTAACTATAGAACTGAACGGCAATGGGACAGTAACCTGTAGCAAGTGATAACTAATGAGTTCTTTGTACTTAGCGAAGTGTCCATTAGACAAGAGACTAGGAAGATGGATTATGGAGTATAGAAACAATAGCATAGGTATACACATAACTAAATAATGCATAATTACATAATCCACCCTATATGAAAAGTTCAAATAATGCAGCGACTTCGGCATGACGTCATTCCGTCCCGCCAGCGAAAACCGCAAAAATGGAGGGGTTATCAAACCCCAATACAAGACGAGCAGCGCGGTAAAAGCACCTGCATTATGAGCGAGGATCAGGGCTCTGGACCTCGCAAGCGGTCTGCTCTCATCCTCTATGGCTCGGAAACCGGCAATGCCCAAGAGGTGGCCGAAGAGCTGGGGTCTCTGGCCGAGCGCCTACATTTCATGACTCAGGTTTCGGAGATGAACCATGTTAAGCCAGTGCGGTCTCCCCAACCCCATCTATAGCCATGGCGGTCAAATAGAGTCAGGGCTAATAGTGGTATTCAGGAGAAATTGAGCTCGTATACTATTGTTGTCTTTGCTATCTCGACGACGGGGCAGGGAGATCTACCAGCTAATGCACGGACGTTTTGGAGATCTTTGCTTTTGAAGAGGCTTCCGGCGACGTTTTTGGAGGGCGTTAGTTTTACGTCGTTTGGGTTGGGAGATAGTTCTTATCCTAAGTGAGTGGCTTTCCTGTTGggtgttggggtttgggtttggattgGTTTCTAACGTGTGAAAAGATTCAATTGGGCTGCGCGCAAGCTATGTAAGAGATTGGTTCAGTTGGGCGCAAATGAAACCTATCTTAGTGGGGAGGCGGATCAACAACATCCTGAAGGGTACGTGGATAGTCAGCTACCCTATGTTTATACCCGTGGTATTAATGATATTCTAGGCTGGAGGGAACATTTATTCCTTGGATAACGGACTTCCGCAAGCACTTGCTGGACACATACCCTCTTCCTGAGGGTCAGCATCCGATACCGGATGATGTCCAATTACCACCAAAATGGGTGCTGCAATTACAGGATCAAACCTCAAAATCCAACACGGACCCTGCTGTCCCAAGAACAGAGAATCAGAGCACTGAGGATTCAAATTCCCGACTAGAGCATGACCTCCGCCCCATCCCAGATACACTGACTGCAACACTGATCCAAAACAAACGGGTGACACCTGCAAAACACTGGCAAGATGTACGACACGTCTCCCTGACGGTCCCTGACTCAGTCACCTATGTCCCCGGCGACATGATCTCCATCATGCCGAAGAACTTCACCGAGGACGTCCAAGCCCTGATTCAGATGATGGGCTGGGAAGAACAGGCCGATCAGTTGGTCTCGCTGGTCCCCGCTAATAGTCAGCACTCCGCCGAAGACCTACCTTTACCACCCATTCCTAACCTGGAATCGTATTCGAAACTGACACTACGTGCGATCATTATGGACTACCTAGATATTCGAGCGATCCCTCGCCGGAGGTTCTTCTCGGAAATCTCCCATTACACCAATGATGAAATGCAGAAGGAGCGACTACTTGAATTTACTAACCCCGAGTTCCTGGATGAGCTCTGGGATTATACCTCGCGGCCGAGACGCAGTATCTTGGAGGTTTTACATGAGTTCGATACGGTGAAGATCCCATGGCAGCATGCGACGTCGGTTTTCCCCGTTCTCAGAGGACGACAATTCAGCATTGCCAGCGGAGGCGAACTAAAGCGGACAACTGAAGGCGGAGCCAAGTTCGAACTATTGATCGCCATCGTGAAATACAAGACCATAATCAAGAGAATCAGAGAGGGTGTCTGCACAAAGTATATCTCGGCACTCCAGCCGGGGAGTACCCTGAAAGTGCATCTGCAGCGCGGAGGCCTGAATTCGTCCTTGGGTCAACTGTCTGGACCAACGGTTTTGGTGGGTCCCGGCACTGGAGTCGCGCCATTACGGTCTATGATTTGGGAGAAAGCTGCCTTTGTCAAGGCGTacaaggaggagaatggcGGGGCTGAGCCGACTATTGGGCCTACCATTCTCCTCTTTGGGGGGCGTAACCGGAATgccgatttcttctttgatgaaGAGTGGCAGCAGCTTAGTAAGTTGGTTAAATTGGAGGTCTTTGCGGCGTTCTCCAGAGACCAGAAACAGAAGGTCTATGTGCAGGACGTTATCCGAGATAACTTTGGACTATTCTTTAGACTCTTGCATGAAATGGGTGGGTCGGTGTATGTGTGTGGCTCATCAGGAAGGATGCCGCAAGCTGTTCGGGAGGCACTAATTGAGGCATTCCAGAACGGTGGGGAAACCGACGCAGAGCGCTTCAGCAGAGAAGAGGCAGAAGAGTATTTGCTTGGCATGGAGAAGTCCGGGCGGTATAAGCAGGAGACATGGTAATAGATCTAGGAATCACATGCTATGGACATGACTAGAGAGAGTATGTGTGTTTGTTTGTGTGAGGATAGACCCCACCGAACGAGGGAACGATTCAATGAACAGAATAGACAAACATCTACGCACAATGTAATGGATCATTTCCTGTAGTTCGCTACTCTAAAACACCAATTCGAATCCCAACCATTCGTACATATAAGCCTTGGTCATGT
This DNA window, taken from Aspergillus flavus chromosome 5, complete sequence, encodes the following:
- a CDS encoding putative NADPH-dependent FMN/FAD containing oxidoreductase is translated as MQRLRHDVIPSRQRKPQKWRGYQTPIQDEQRGKSTCIMSEDQGSGPRKRSALILYGSETGNAQEVAEELGSLAERLHFMTQVSEMNHVKPEKLSSYTIVVFAISTTGQGDLPANARTFWRSLLLKRLPATFLEGVSFTSFGLGDSSYPKFNWAARKLCKRLVQLGANETYLSGEADQQHPEGLEGTFIPWITDFRKHLLDTYPLPEGQHPIPDDVQLPPKWVLQLQDQTSKSNTDPAVPRTENQSTEDSNSRLEHDLRPIPDTLTATLIQNKRVTPAKHWQDVRHVSLTVPDSVTYVPGDMISIMPKNFTEDVQALIQMMGWEEQADQLVSLVPANSQHSAEDLPLPPIPNLESYSKLTLRAIIMDYLDIRAIPRRRFFSEISHYTNDEMQKERLLEFTNPEFLDELWDYTSRPRRSILEVLHEFDTVKIPWQHATSVFPVLRGRQFSIASGGELKRTTEGGAKFELLIAIVKYKTIIKRIREGVCTKYISALQPGSTLKVHLQRGGLNSSLGQLSGPTVLVGPGTGVAPLRSMIWEKAAFVKAYKEENGGAEPTIGPTILLFGGRNRNADFFFDEEWQQLSKLVKLEVFAAFSRDQKQKVYVQDVIRDNFGLFFRLLHEMGGSVYVCGSSGRMPQAVREALIEAFQNGGETDAERFSREEAEEYLLGMEKSGRYKQETW